One stretch of Longimicrobium sp. DNA includes these proteins:
- a CDS encoding glycosyltransferase, whose translation MPITPAVSIVLPFRDEAAHLPECLESIRRQTLAGWELLAIDDGSRDGSPETVRRLADEDPRVRLLRPGRVGLVAALNLGIAEARAPLLARMDADDVMHPERLDAQREHLERRPGLALAACRVELFPEESVQAGYREYVRWQNECVEPDEIAANLYVESPFAHPSVMARTEVLRRLGGYADGPFPEDYELWLRMHAAGCRMGKVPRVLLAWRERPERTSRVDPRYSREAFDRLRARFLARDPRLHAGREVVVWGAGRKTRLRARRLMEEGIRPVAWIDIDPRKIGRTVWNLPVHPPEWLARESRPFVLVYVTNHGARELIATRLAELGYRPGDDWLAVG comes from the coding sequence ATGCCCATCACTCCCGCCGTCTCCATCGTCCTGCCGTTCCGCGACGAGGCCGCGCACCTCCCCGAGTGCCTGGAGTCGATCCGCCGCCAGACGCTCGCCGGGTGGGAGCTGCTCGCCATCGACGACGGCTCGCGCGACGGGTCGCCGGAGACCGTCCGCCGGCTGGCGGACGAGGACCCGCGCGTGCGCCTCCTCCGCCCCGGCCGCGTGGGCCTGGTCGCCGCGCTGAACCTGGGGATCGCCGAGGCGCGCGCGCCGCTCCTGGCCCGCATGGACGCGGACGACGTGATGCACCCGGAGCGGCTCGACGCCCAGCGCGAGCACCTCGAGCGCCGGCCCGGGCTCGCGCTCGCCGCCTGCCGGGTGGAGCTGTTCCCGGAGGAGAGCGTGCAGGCCGGCTACCGCGAGTACGTGCGCTGGCAGAACGAGTGCGTGGAGCCGGACGAGATCGCGGCCAACCTGTACGTCGAGTCGCCCTTCGCCCACCCGTCGGTGATGGCGCGCACGGAGGTGCTCAGGCGCCTGGGCGGCTACGCGGACGGGCCGTTCCCGGAAGACTACGAGCTGTGGCTGCGCATGCACGCCGCCGGCTGCCGCATGGGGAAGGTGCCGCGCGTGCTCCTCGCCTGGCGCGAGCGCCCGGAGCGCACCTCGCGCGTGGACCCCCGCTACTCGCGCGAGGCGTTCGACCGCCTGCGCGCCCGCTTCCTCGCCCGCGACCCGCGGCTGCACGCGGGTCGCGAGGTCGTCGTCTGGGGCGCGGGCCGGAAGACGCGGCTGCGCGCCCGCCGGCTGATGGAGGAGGGGATCCGGCCCGTCGCGTGGATCGACATCGACCCGCGCAAGATCGGCCGGACGGTCTGGAATCTCCCCGTCCACCCGCCCGAGTGGCTCGCCCGCGAGTCCCGTCCCTTCGTCCTGGTCTACGTCACCAACCACGGCGCCCGCGAGCTGATCGCCACCCGCCTGGCGGAGCTCGGCTACCGCCCCGGCGACGACTGGCTGGCGGTAGGGTGA
- a CDS encoding non-canonical purine NTP pyrophosphatase: protein MPSTEDTHAPPDPLAGWTLITGSAGKAREVAEILGGELAHRPLDLPEVQAVRLEDVVGAKAEAAYARLGAPVIVEDTGLFFAAWNGLPGALVKWFVDTVGVEGICRMLTPFDDRRAVARTVVAAHDGRLRTYAGEVSGRIAGAPAGSGGFGWDPIFIPDGQARTFAEMAQAEKLRFSMRRIAFEAMAADLGRPSPRVS, encoded by the coding sequence ATGCCTTCGACGGAGGACACGCACGCTCCCCCGGATCCGCTCGCCGGCTGGACGCTGATCACCGGCTCCGCAGGGAAGGCGCGGGAAGTGGCCGAGATCCTGGGGGGCGAGCTGGCGCACCGGCCGCTCGACCTCCCCGAGGTGCAGGCGGTGCGGCTGGAGGACGTCGTCGGCGCGAAGGCCGAGGCCGCGTACGCCCGGCTCGGCGCGCCGGTGATCGTCGAGGACACCGGGCTCTTCTTCGCGGCCTGGAACGGGCTCCCCGGCGCGCTGGTGAAGTGGTTCGTCGACACGGTGGGCGTGGAGGGGATCTGCCGGATGCTCACCCCCTTCGACGACCGGCGGGCGGTGGCGCGCACGGTGGTGGCGGCGCACGACGGCCGCCTGCGCACGTACGCCGGCGAGGTGTCCGGGCGCATCGCCGGCGCCCCGGCCGGCTCCGGCGGGTTCGGCTGGGACCCGATCTTCATCCCCGACGGCCAGGCGCGCACCTTCGCCGAGATGGCGCAGGCGGAGAAGCTCCGCTTCTCGATGCGCCGCATCGCCTTCGAGGCCATGGCCGCGGACCTCGGCCGGCCGTCTCCTCGCGTTTCTTGA
- a CDS encoding patatin-like phospholipase family protein has translation MTEPHPAAPAAPPAGAGPLGDLALSFSGGGYRAAAFHLGALRLLDRVGLLPGVVALSTVSGGSIVGAAWVMSVVRGEAFAAFERRFADFLRRTDVMRDALEHLTSHREHGHPDYPSLIRSAARVYARPELFGDTRLAEVAMAGGSEDFPRFREVIFNSTEFRTGVDFRFRRSANPRAHAGNGNLPLPRAVAERVRVADAVAASSCFPGGFEPLLFPDHFAWPADFPLDRVQGELGAGFAGGVALMDGGVYDNQGVDSLVLAFERGGAATLLVSDVAARKADLYDFPPRERRGFLKLRGAAVLAWIVFLAAVVSAGMLALTWADEWREGERGVGQVFLYGVPFLFAAAVAGGLFYLRLLLRDVQRRLRESMQIANVWRDLRKLTVRELIGMVDLRVTSLLALTSSIFMKRIRGLVDTAVYRDPKYEGRRMMNLIYALEEDRPKLFARHPWLRPSQALRELAARAEQYPTTLWFNRPEDLDMLVRAGEATTCFTLLRFVLGERGPELEDPGSPVAELLARLRREWDAFNGAAAGSDAAPAA, from the coding sequence ATGACCGAGCCACACCCCGCCGCGCCCGCCGCGCCGCCCGCAGGCGCGGGCCCGCTCGGCGACCTGGCGCTGTCGTTCTCCGGCGGCGGCTACCGCGCCGCGGCCTTCCACCTGGGCGCGCTGCGGCTGCTGGACCGCGTGGGGCTGCTCCCCGGCGTGGTGGCGCTCTCCACCGTCTCCGGCGGCTCCATCGTGGGCGCGGCCTGGGTGATGAGCGTGGTGCGGGGCGAGGCGTTCGCCGCGTTCGAGCGGCGCTTCGCCGACTTCCTCCGCCGCACCGACGTGATGCGCGACGCGCTGGAGCACCTGACCTCGCACCGGGAGCACGGGCATCCCGACTATCCCAGCCTGATCCGCTCTGCCGCGCGCGTCTACGCCCGCCCCGAGCTGTTCGGCGACACCCGCCTGGCCGAGGTCGCCATGGCCGGGGGCAGCGAGGACTTCCCGCGCTTCCGGGAGGTGATCTTCAACTCCACTGAGTTCCGCACCGGCGTGGACTTCCGCTTCCGCAGGAGCGCCAACCCGCGCGCCCACGCCGGCAACGGCAACCTCCCCCTCCCCCGCGCGGTGGCCGAGCGGGTGCGCGTGGCCGACGCGGTGGCCGCGTCGAGCTGCTTCCCCGGCGGCTTCGAGCCGCTCCTCTTCCCCGACCACTTCGCCTGGCCCGCCGACTTCCCGCTCGACCGGGTGCAGGGCGAGCTGGGCGCCGGGTTCGCCGGCGGCGTGGCGCTGATGGACGGCGGCGTCTACGACAACCAGGGGGTCGACAGCCTGGTGCTGGCCTTCGAGCGCGGCGGCGCGGCCACGCTGCTGGTTTCCGACGTGGCGGCGCGCAAGGCGGACCTCTACGACTTCCCGCCCCGGGAGCGGCGCGGCTTCCTGAAGCTGAGGGGCGCGGCGGTCCTGGCGTGGATCGTCTTCCTGGCGGCGGTGGTCTCGGCGGGGATGCTGGCGCTCACCTGGGCCGACGAGTGGCGCGAGGGCGAGCGCGGCGTGGGGCAGGTCTTCCTGTACGGGGTGCCGTTCCTCTTCGCGGCCGCCGTGGCCGGCGGGCTGTTCTACCTGCGCCTGCTGCTGCGCGACGTGCAGCGGCGGCTGCGGGAGAGCATGCAGATCGCCAACGTGTGGAGGGACCTGCGGAAGCTGACCGTGCGCGAGCTGATCGGCATGGTCGACCTGCGGGTGACCTCGCTGCTGGCGCTCACCTCCTCGATCTTCATGAAGCGGATCCGCGGGCTGGTCGACACGGCCGTGTACCGCGACCCGAAGTACGAGGGCCGGCGGATGATGAACCTGATCTACGCGCTGGAGGAGGACCGGCCGAAGCTCTTCGCCCGGCACCCCTGGCTGCGCCCGTCGCAGGCGCTGCGCGAACTGGCCGCGCGGGCGGAGCAGTACCCCACCACGCTGTGGTTCAACCGGCCCGAAGACCTGGACATGCTCGTGCGGGCGGGCGAGGCGACCACCTGCTTCACCCTGCTCCGGTTCGTCCTGGGGGAGCGCGGGCCCGAGCTGGAAGACCCCGGCTCGCCCGTGGCGGAGCTGTTGGCGCGGCTGCGCCGGGAGTGGGACGCCTTCAACGGCGCCGCGGCGGGCTCCGACGCCGCGCCCGCCGCCTGA
- a CDS encoding aminotransferase class V-fold PLP-dependent enzyme yields the protein MFTRRDFLSTLGRAAPAAWLGAGGTPQLRELRDELARFAGGPEEIARDERYWAAVQQAFTVDRSIINLNNAGVSPSPALVQEAVKRHLDYSNQAPVHTMWRVLEPQRETVRAGLARMFGCDAEEVAVTRNATEGLQICQLGFDLRSGDEVVASTHDYPHMIATWRQRERRDGIVLKLVDLPAPARDAAEVVRAYESALTPRTRLLLVSHMTFVTGQVLPVRRVVRMAREHGVPAIVDGAHAFAHFPFTRADLECDYYAASLHKWLYAPHGTGMLYVRREKIAELWPLQAADESRRADVRKFEDVGTHPAANALAVAEALAFTRAIGVENKAARLVYLRDRWAKALGRHPRVRLHTSLEPGMAYAIAMVQVEGIEPGRLYSELWTKHRIITSPTKWGGVEGIRVTPNVYTTLDEIDLFTAVMEKIAREGLPAA from the coding sequence ATGTTCACGCGCCGCGACTTCCTCTCCACGCTCGGCCGCGCGGCCCCCGCCGCCTGGCTGGGCGCCGGCGGCACGCCGCAGCTCCGCGAGCTCCGGGACGAGCTGGCCCGCTTCGCCGGCGGCCCCGAGGAGATCGCCCGCGACGAGCGCTACTGGGCGGCCGTGCAGCAGGCGTTCACGGTGGACCGCAGCATCATCAACCTGAACAACGCCGGCGTGAGCCCGTCGCCGGCGCTGGTGCAGGAGGCCGTGAAGCGGCACCTGGACTACAGCAACCAGGCGCCGGTCCACACCATGTGGCGCGTGCTGGAGCCGCAGCGCGAGACGGTGCGCGCGGGGCTCGCCCGCATGTTCGGCTGCGACGCCGAGGAGGTGGCGGTCACGCGCAACGCCACCGAGGGGCTGCAGATCTGCCAGCTGGGCTTCGACCTGAGGTCCGGCGACGAGGTGGTCGCCTCCACGCACGACTACCCGCACATGATCGCCACCTGGCGGCAGCGCGAGCGGCGCGACGGCATCGTGCTGAAGCTGGTGGACCTCCCCGCCCCGGCCCGGGACGCCGCCGAGGTGGTGCGGGCCTACGAGTCCGCGCTCACGCCCCGGACGCGGCTCCTCCTGGTGAGCCACATGACGTTCGTCACCGGGCAGGTGCTCCCCGTGCGCCGGGTGGTGCGGATGGCGCGCGAGCACGGCGTCCCGGCGATCGTGGACGGCGCCCACGCCTTCGCGCACTTCCCCTTCACGCGGGCGGACCTGGAGTGCGACTATTACGCGGCCAGCCTGCACAAGTGGCTGTACGCGCCGCACGGCACGGGGATGCTGTACGTGCGCAGGGAGAAGATCGCGGAACTGTGGCCGCTGCAGGCCGCCGACGAGAGCCGGCGCGCCGACGTGCGCAAGTTCGAGGACGTCGGCACGCACCCGGCCGCCAACGCGCTGGCCGTTGCCGAGGCGCTTGCGTTCACCCGCGCCATCGGGGTCGAGAACAAGGCCGCGCGCCTGGTCTACCTCCGCGACCGCTGGGCGAAGGCGCTCGGGCGCCACCCGCGCGTGCGCCTGCACACCAGCCTGGAGCCGGGGATGGCGTACGCGATCGCGATGGTGCAGGTGGAGGGGATCGAACCGGGCCGGCTGTACAGCGAGTTGTGGACGAAGCACCGCATCATCACCAGCCCGACGAAGTGGGGCGGCGTCGAGGGCATCCGCGTCACTCCCAACGTCTACACCACGCTGGACGAGATCGACCTCTTCACGGCCGTGATGGAGAAGATCGCGCGGGAAGGACTGCCGGCCGCGTAA
- a CDS encoding cyclase family protein, translated as MRSLPPILLVALLTACAHGGAIPLGGHRTVDLTHPFGPSTLYWPTATTGFALERLSYGETPGGYFYAANAFCAPEHGGTHLDAPIHFAAGQQTADQIPLDRLVAPAVVIDVRQRTATDPDYRLTAADVLEWERRHGRVAPGTIVLLHTGWGRFWPNRKQYFGDDRPGDASNLHFPSYGEEAARLLVEERRVAALGVDAASIDYGQSKDFRVHRVAAAANVPGLENLANLDQLPPTGALVVALPMKIENGSGGPLRAIALVRAKMQ; from the coding sequence ATGCGATCCCTGCCCCCGATCCTGCTCGTCGCGCTCCTCACCGCCTGCGCCCACGGCGGCGCCATCCCGCTCGGCGGCCACCGCACGGTCGACCTCACGCACCCGTTCGGCCCCAGCACGCTGTACTGGCCGACAGCGACCACCGGGTTCGCGCTGGAGCGCCTGAGCTACGGCGAGACGCCGGGCGGCTACTTCTACGCCGCCAACGCCTTCTGCGCCCCCGAGCACGGCGGCACGCACCTCGACGCGCCGATCCACTTCGCCGCGGGGCAGCAGACGGCCGACCAGATCCCGCTGGACCGGCTGGTGGCGCCCGCGGTGGTGATCGACGTCCGCCAGCGCACGGCGACCGACCCCGACTACCGGCTCACCGCCGCGGACGTGCTGGAGTGGGAGCGGCGCCACGGCCGCGTCGCGCCGGGCACCATCGTGCTGCTGCACACCGGGTGGGGGCGATTCTGGCCGAACCGGAAGCAGTACTTCGGCGACGACCGCCCGGGCGACGCCTCGAACCTGCACTTCCCCAGCTACGGCGAAGAGGCCGCGCGGCTGCTGGTGGAGGAGCGCCGGGTGGCCGCATTGGGCGTGGACGCCGCCTCCATCGACTACGGCCAGTCGAAGGACTTCCGGGTTCACCGCGTGGCCGCCGCGGCGAACGTCCCCGGCCTGGAGAACCTGGCCAACCTCGACCAGCTCCCGCCCACGGGCGCCCTCGTCGTCGCCCTGCCGATGAAGATCGAGAACGGCTCGGGAGGACCCTTGCGGGCGATCGCGCTGGTGAGGGCTAAAATGCAATAG
- a CDS encoding diguanylate cyclase, producing the protein MLRSPEYLEILNEIARIASLDLELRPMLQRVTDTLRDRFGWELVACLSVDRARGVFRCEALSTGLPTGMYVGYSREIGSGVVGEVAATGKPILLDDVSGVPNFVEMQSETRSELCVPVLHHGETVAILNLESLEPGAFRDQLPLLETIAEQVAGAIGNARLHEELTRRARLLEMVGEVSKTATDAGELGLLLDRVVGYIHERFPLLVVSILLADLEAGEFAQSAHAGEHSRLDAPGGRWPITRGIAGRALRLGEPQLVRDVSGDPDYLPIDSRTVAEFAVPIVYRGRPLGVLNLESDSLEAFSPENQMVFRTFAGQLAGAIHMASINQELEEANERLREANQRLERLSQLDGLTGIPNRRAFDRVLETEWRRACRAESPLSLLMVDIDWFKDYNDRYGHQRGDETLRAVAQALDESLQRAGDCVARYGGEEFVVLLPVMDAGAAAAFAETLRRRVESLAIPHERSPLGVVTVSLGVGSALPAKGAAPAALVEQADRALYAAKRGGRNRVN; encoded by the coding sequence ATGCTCCGCTCGCCGGAATACCTGGAGATCCTGAATGAGATCGCCCGCATCGCCTCGCTCGACCTGGAGCTCAGGCCGATGCTCCAGCGCGTGACCGACACCCTGCGGGACCGGTTCGGGTGGGAGCTCGTGGCCTGTCTCTCGGTGGACCGCGCGCGCGGCGTCTTCCGCTGCGAGGCGCTCTCCACCGGCCTCCCCACCGGCATGTACGTGGGCTACTCGCGCGAGATCGGCAGCGGCGTGGTGGGCGAGGTGGCGGCCACGGGGAAGCCGATCCTGCTGGACGACGTGAGCGGAGTCCCCAACTTCGTCGAGATGCAGTCCGAGACACGCTCGGAGCTCTGCGTCCCCGTGCTGCACCACGGCGAGACGGTGGCGATCCTGAACCTGGAGAGCCTGGAGCCGGGCGCCTTCCGCGACCAGCTCCCCCTGCTGGAAACGATCGCCGAGCAGGTGGCGGGCGCCATCGGCAACGCGCGGCTGCACGAGGAGCTCACCCGGCGCGCGCGGCTCCTGGAGATGGTGGGCGAGGTGTCGAAGACGGCCACCGACGCGGGCGAGCTGGGGCTCTTGCTGGACCGCGTGGTCGGGTACATCCACGAGCGCTTCCCGCTGCTGGTCGTCTCCATCCTGCTGGCCGACCTGGAGGCGGGCGAGTTCGCGCAGTCCGCGCACGCGGGGGAGCACTCGCGCCTCGACGCGCCCGGCGGCCGCTGGCCGATCACCCGGGGGATCGCCGGCCGCGCGCTGCGCCTGGGCGAGCCGCAGCTCGTGCGCGACGTCTCCGGCGACCCCGACTACCTGCCGATCGACAGCCGCACAGTGGCCGAGTTCGCCGTCCCGATCGTCTACCGCGGGCGCCCGCTGGGGGTGCTGAACCTGGAGAGCGACAGCCTGGAGGCGTTCAGCCCCGAGAACCAGATGGTGTTCCGCACCTTCGCCGGCCAGCTGGCGGGCGCCATCCACATGGCCAGCATCAACCAGGAGCTGGAGGAGGCCAACGAGCGGCTGCGCGAGGCCAACCAGCGCCTGGAGCGCCTGTCGCAGCTCGACGGCCTCACCGGCATCCCCAACCGCCGCGCCTTCGACCGGGTGCTGGAGACGGAATGGCGCCGCGCCTGCCGCGCCGAGTCGCCGCTCTCGCTGCTGATGGTGGACATTGACTGGTTCAAGGACTACAACGACCGCTACGGCCACCAGCGCGGCGACGAGACGCTGCGCGCCGTGGCGCAGGCGCTCGACGAGAGCCTGCAGCGCGCGGGCGACTGCGTGGCGCGCTACGGCGGCGAGGAGTTCGTGGTGCTGCTCCCGGTGATGGACGCCGGCGCCGCCGCCGCCTTCGCCGAGACGCTGCGCCGCCGCGTGGAGTCGCTCGCCATCCCGCACGAGCGCTCGCCTCTCGGCGTGGTGACGGTCAGCCTGGGCGTGGGCAGCGCGCTCCCCGCCAAGGGCGCGGCGCCCGCCGCCCTGGTGGAGCAGGCGGACCGGGCGCTGTACGCGGCCAAGCGGGGGGGAAGGAATCGGGTCAATTAG
- a CDS encoding RidA family protein, whose translation MQFLQPEGWARPRGYANGVAASGRVVFVAGQIGWNPATGRVETDDFVAQVRQALENVAAVLREAGAGPEHVARLTWYVTDRGAYLSSAREVGAAYREVFGRHFPAMAVVIVAGLVEERAKVEIEATAVVPA comes from the coding sequence ATGCAATTCCTCCAGCCGGAAGGGTGGGCCAGGCCGCGCGGCTACGCGAACGGCGTCGCCGCAAGTGGGCGCGTGGTGTTCGTGGCCGGGCAGATCGGCTGGAACCCCGCCACGGGCCGGGTCGAGACGGACGACTTCGTGGCCCAGGTGCGCCAGGCGCTCGAGAACGTCGCCGCCGTGCTGCGCGAGGCGGGCGCGGGGCCGGAGCACGTGGCGCGGCTCACCTGGTACGTCACCGACCGCGGCGCCTACCTCTCGTCCGCGCGCGAGGTCGGCGCCGCGTACCGCGAGGTGTTCGGCCGCCACTTCCCCGCCATGGCGGTGGTGATCGTCGCCGGGCTGGTCGAGGAGCGCGCGAAGGTGGAGATCGAGGCCACCGCCGTCGTCCCGGCCTGA
- a CDS encoding benzoate-CoA ligase family protein, producing the protein MLETMVQPEPAATAHADTFARDNQPPPDQWPEIDLSGVPALAARPRINAAAEFLDARVAAGDGDRPALIFPGGRWTYAELLERANRIAGVLRDDLGLVPGNRVLLRGYNGPMMAAAWFGVLKAGGIVVATMPLLRAREISTLVAKARIRFALCDARLMEEMEAAAAPALERTVRFGVDEDGSLEGLMRGRPAHFDDVDTAAEDVALIAFTSGTTGQPKGTMHSHRDLLAVGDTFGSHVLRPEPDDVFCGSPPLAFTYGLGGYVLFPMRVGAATLLLEQAAPPQLLQGIQDHRATVCFTAPTAYRAMAGLAKDFDLSSLKKCVSAGETLPAATFEAWREATGLRIVDGIGSTEMLHIFISAAGDQIRPGSTGKPVPGYTATLLDEGGSPVAPGELGRLAVKGPTGCRYLADPERQRAYVQNGWNITGDTYRMDEDGYFWYQARNDDMIISAGYNIAGPEVENALLEHPGVAECAVVGTPDEERGQVVTAFVVLREGWAPGEETAKELQDFTKRQIAPYKYPRRVEFVASLPRTQTGKLQRFRLREGSAS; encoded by the coding sequence ATGCTCGAGACCATGGTCCAGCCCGAACCCGCGGCCACCGCGCACGCCGACACCTTCGCGCGCGACAACCAGCCGCCGCCCGACCAGTGGCCCGAGATCGACCTCTCCGGCGTCCCCGCTCTGGCGGCGCGGCCGCGCATCAACGCCGCGGCGGAGTTCCTGGACGCGCGCGTGGCCGCGGGCGACGGGGATCGTCCGGCGCTGATCTTCCCCGGCGGGCGGTGGACGTACGCCGAGCTGCTGGAACGGGCGAACCGGATCGCCGGGGTGCTGCGGGACGACCTGGGGCTCGTCCCCGGCAACCGCGTGCTCCTGCGCGGCTACAACGGCCCGATGATGGCCGCGGCCTGGTTCGGCGTGCTCAAGGCCGGCGGGATCGTGGTCGCCACCATGCCGCTGCTGCGCGCCCGGGAGATCTCCACGCTCGTCGCGAAGGCGCGCATCCGCTTCGCCCTCTGCGACGCGCGGCTCATGGAAGAGATGGAGGCCGCCGCCGCTCCCGCGCTGGAGCGCACGGTCCGCTTCGGCGTGGACGAAGACGGCTCGCTGGAAGGGCTGATGCGCGGGCGGCCCGCGCACTTCGACGACGTCGACACCGCGGCCGAGGACGTGGCGCTCATCGCCTTCACCTCGGGGACCACGGGGCAGCCGAAGGGGACGATGCACTCGCACCGCGACCTGCTGGCCGTGGGCGACACCTTCGGGAGCCACGTGCTGCGGCCGGAGCCGGACGACGTCTTCTGCGGCTCGCCGCCGCTGGCGTTCACCTACGGGCTGGGCGGCTACGTCCTCTTCCCCATGCGCGTGGGCGCGGCCACCCTGCTGCTGGAGCAGGCCGCCCCGCCGCAGCTCCTGCAGGGGATCCAGGACCACCGCGCCACCGTCTGCTTCACCGCGCCCACCGCGTACCGGGCGATGGCGGGGCTGGCGAAGGACTTCGACCTCTCCAGCCTGAAGAAGTGCGTCTCCGCGGGCGAGACGCTCCCCGCCGCCACCTTCGAGGCGTGGCGCGAGGCCACGGGCCTGCGCATCGTCGACGGGATCGGCTCCACCGAGATGCTGCACATCTTCATCAGCGCCGCGGGGGACCAGATCCGCCCCGGGTCCACGGGGAAGCCGGTCCCCGGCTACACGGCCACGCTGCTGGACGAGGGCGGCAGCCCCGTCGCGCCGGGCGAGCTGGGGCGGCTGGCGGTGAAGGGGCCCACCGGGTGCCGCTACCTGGCCGACCCCGAGCGGCAGCGCGCCTACGTGCAGAACGGGTGGAACATCACCGGCGACACCTACCGGATGGACGAGGACGGCTACTTCTGGTACCAGGCGCGCAACGACGACATGATCATCTCCGCCGGCTACAACATCGCCGGGCCAGAGGTGGAGAACGCGCTGCTGGAGCACCCCGGCGTGGCCGAGTGCGCCGTGGTCGGCACCCCGGACGAAGAGCGCGGGCAGGTGGTGACGGCGTTCGTGGTGCTGCGCGAGGGCTGGGCGCCGGGCGAGGAGACGGCGAAGGAGCTGCAGGACTTCACCAAGCGGCAGATCGCGCCGTACAAGTACCCGCGCCGCGTGGAGTTCGTCGCCAGCCTCCCCCGCACGCAGACCGGCAAGCTCCAGCGCTTCCGCCTCCGCGAGGGAAGTGCATCGTAG
- a CDS encoding acyl-CoA dehydrogenase family protein, translated as MPDRTFLAWPFFDDGHRRLAAELDAWVLAEVAPLAGAHGDVDATCRELVRRLAAGGWLRYAIPAAQGGVHQRLEVRSLCLIRELLAHASGLADFAFAMQGLGSGPISLFGSDEQRRRWLPPVAAGEAVMAFALSEPEAGSDVAAMRTTARSDGGGYVIDGRKTWISNAGIADRYVVFARFPEAGERGYAAFVVDAGSPGLRVAERIDVTAPHPLGTLEFDGCRVGADALVGEAGGGMKVALGTLDVFRSTVGAAALGFARRALDEAVAWTRERRAFGSALSEHQLVRAALAEMALAVDASALLVYRAAWTRDAGAPRVTREAAMAKLHATEAAQQVVDRAVQLLGARGVVAGSAVETLYREVRALRIYEGTSEIQKLVIAAQLLA; from the coding sequence ATGCCCGACCGCACCTTCCTCGCCTGGCCGTTCTTCGACGACGGGCACCGCCGTCTCGCCGCCGAGCTGGACGCGTGGGTGCTGGCCGAGGTCGCGCCGCTCGCGGGCGCGCACGGCGACGTGGACGCCACCTGCCGCGAGCTGGTGCGGCGGCTGGCGGCGGGCGGGTGGCTGCGCTACGCCATCCCCGCGGCGCAGGGCGGCGTGCACCAGCGGCTGGAGGTGCGCTCGCTCTGCCTGATCCGCGAGCTGCTGGCGCACGCCTCGGGGCTGGCCGACTTCGCCTTCGCCATGCAGGGCCTCGGCTCGGGGCCGATCTCGCTCTTCGGCAGCGACGAGCAGCGCCGCCGCTGGCTCCCGCCCGTCGCCGCGGGCGAGGCGGTGATGGCGTTCGCGCTCTCCGAGCCCGAGGCGGGCTCCGACGTCGCGGCGATGCGGACCACGGCGCGCTCCGACGGCGGCGGGTACGTGATCGACGGGCGGAAGACGTGGATCTCCAACGCGGGGATCGCCGACCGCTACGTCGTCTTCGCCCGCTTCCCCGAGGCGGGCGAGCGCGGGTACGCCGCCTTCGTGGTCGATGCCGGCAGCCCCGGGCTGCGCGTGGCGGAGCGGATCGACGTCACCGCGCCGCACCCGCTCGGCACGCTGGAGTTCGACGGGTGCCGCGTGGGCGCGGACGCGCTGGTGGGCGAGGCGGGCGGGGGGATGAAGGTGGCGCTGGGAACGCTCGATGTCTTCCGCTCCACCGTGGGCGCGGCGGCGCTCGGCTTCGCGCGGCGGGCGCTGGACGAAGCGGTGGCGTGGACGAGGGAGCGCCGCGCGTTCGGCAGCGCCCTCAGCGAGCACCAGCTCGTGCGCGCCGCGCTGGCCGAGATGGCGCTCGCGGTCGACGCCAGCGCGCTGCTCGTCTACCGCGCCGCGTGGACGCGCGACGCCGGCGCGCCGCGCGTGACCCGCGAGGCCGCGATGGCCAAGCTGCACGCCACCGAGGCCGCCCAGCAGGTGGTCGACCGCGCCGTGCAGCTCCTGGGCGCCCGCGGCGTCGTCGCGGGGAGCGCCGTCGAGACGTTGTACCGCGAGGTCCGCGCGCTGCGCATCTACGAGGGCACCAGCGAGATCCAGAAGCTGGTGATCGCCGCTCAGCTCCTCGCCTGA